A single window of Crassostrea angulata isolate pt1a10 chromosome 8, ASM2561291v2, whole genome shotgun sequence DNA harbors:
- the LOC128159567 gene encoding uncharacterized protein LOC128159567, with protein sequence MDPQSSAQDVHRCDLCETAIVHSYCDFCHVNLCKPCIGEHIADGYDKHKIVPFQERRSTLIYPKCGTHQHKNCEFQCESCNNIFVCSSCTASEQHRGHIFVDTSTVYKTQKENIEKDTEELVNLISPTYEEIASDLANQLANLDGGYEKLTTIMSKQGEQWHREIDIVINKMKTEINNIKVKHKDILKKHLNEIRQIQSLIQQTLLAMKEIKKSTEVSSTIEYSSKIREFSKLPPMVQVSLPTFISKPIDREKLYSLFGQITPLSTATEENVLSLKQPNTSVRELLDEPELVATIQTGYEELRNVTCLNDGSIWTSGETNDIKCFNIQGSLLQTIQTKSGKPPTDIAVDSDGNLLYSQLSIRTVYKVKNGKTEVLIRLQGWRPIQLCVTSTGDLLVTMYSDDKTQSKVVRYSRSTEKQTFQFDNEGKPLYSGNNNTKYITENRNHDICVADWGAGAVVVVNQDRKLRCRYTGHPSVTKKNPFRPWGITTDSQSRILTADSDNHCIHILDQNGQFLRYIDNCDLEYPYDLCVDNNDNLFVCESNKGNVKKIKCLK encoded by the coding sequence aTGGATCCTCAATCTAGTGCCCAGGATGTACAccgatgtgacctttgtgagaccgcCATAGTACACAGCTATTGTGACTTTTGTCATGTCAACCTCTGCAAGCCCTGTATAGGAGAACATATCGCAGATggatatgacaaacataaaattgtccCTTTTCAGGAACGAAGatcaaccctcatttatccgaAATGTGGAACACATCAACACAAAAATTGTGAATTCCAGTGCGAATCTTgcaacaatatctttgtttgttCTTCTTGTACTGCATCTGAACAACACAGGGGGCATATTTTTGTAGACACATCAACTGTTTACAAGACacagaaagaaaatattgaaaaggaTACAGAAGAGTTAGTAAACCTTATTTCGCCTACATATGAAGAAATTGCAAGCGATTTGGCAAATCAGCTTGCCAACCTGGATGGAGGATATGAGAAACTTACAACAATAATGTCCAAACAAGGAGAgcaatggcacagagaaatcgacatcgtcatcaacaaaatgaaaactgaaataaacaacataaaagtaaaacacaaagacattttaaagaaacatttgaatgaaatcagaCAGATACAATCTCTTATACAGCAAACACTATTAGCCATGAAAGAAATTAAGAAATCCACTGAAGTATCTTCAACCATTGAATACAGCTCTAAGATCAGAGAGTTTAGCAAGCTTCCACCCATGGTTCAGGTATCACTGCCAACATTCATATCCAAACCAATAGACCGTGAAAAGTTGTATAGTTTGTTTGGACAGATCACCCCATTATCTACTGCTACAGAAGAAAATGTCTTGTCACTGAAGCAACCCAACACTTCAGTCAGAGAACTACTGGATGAACCAGAGCTTGTTGCCACAATACAGACTGGGTATGAAGAACTACGGAATGTGACCTGTCTAAATGATGGTAGCATATGGACAAGTGGAGAGACCAATGATATCAAGTGCTTTAACATTCAAGGTTCACTCCTACAAACTATACAGACAAAATCAGGAAAACCCCCTACTGATATAGCTGTAGACAGTGATGGgaatcttctctactctcaaTTGTCAATAAGGACAGTATATAAAGTAAAGAATGGAAAGACAGAAGTGTTGATCAGATTACAGGGATGGAGGCCGATCCAGCTGTGTGTCACATCTACAGGTGATCTCCTGGTTACCATGTACAGTGATGATAAAACTCAATCCAAAGTTGTCCGTTACTCGAGATCTACAGAGaaacaaacatttcaatttGATAATGAAGGTAAACCTCTGTACTCAGGAAATAATAACACTAAATACATCACAgagaacagaaaccatgacatctgtgtagctgactGGGGGGctggtgcagtagtggtggttaaTCAGGACAGGAAACTCAGATGTAGATACACCGGTCATCCCTCAGTTACCAAGAAAAATCCATTTAGACCTTGGggtatcacaacagacagtcagAGTCGTATCCTGACTGCAGACAGTGACAACCATTGTATCCACATTCTGgatcagaatggacagtttctccgttacattgataactgtgatctGGAGTATCCTTATGATTTATGTGTGGACAATAATGACAATCTGTTTGTGTGTGAGAGCAACAAAggcaatgtaaagaaaatcaaatgtttgaAATAG